A single window of Leeuwenhoekiella sp. MAR_2009_132 DNA harbors:
- a CDS encoding RDD family protein, producing MDNFQIETAQNVSIQQNVAGIGERILAYLIDLLILIAYFVLTIFILASFGIDSNSTASVAIFFMIISIPAFLYFLFLEAFWNGRTFGKAALNLRVVKIDGSKPGFGSYFVRWIMRTIDISLTSGGIAVFTILLNGKGQRLGDIAAGTTVINENKKVSLSQTLLEDIPVDYVPKYPQVTVFSDADIQKIKTIYNQSRFSGKHNVIVKLSDKLAATMQITPDEKPLQFVDRVLKDYNYYTQL from the coding sequence ATGGATAACTTTCAAATTGAAACTGCCCAAAATGTAAGCATTCAACAAAACGTTGCGGGAATTGGCGAGCGTATACTTGCTTATTTAATAGACTTGCTAATTCTGATTGCTTATTTTGTACTAACCATTTTTATATTGGCCTCATTTGGTATAGATAGTAACTCTACGGCATCTGTGGCTATTTTTTTTATGATAATTAGCATACCGGCTTTTTTATATTTTCTATTTCTTGAAGCCTTCTGGAACGGTCGTACGTTTGGTAAAGCAGCTTTAAACTTGAGAGTAGTTAAAATTGATGGCTCAAAGCCCGGTTTTGGAAGTTATTTTGTAAGGTGGATTATGCGCACCATTGATATCTCACTAACCAGCGGCGGTATTGCCGTATTTACTATTTTATTAAATGGAAAAGGGCAACGATTAGGAGATATTGCAGCGGGTACGACAGTTATTAATGAAAATAAAAAAGTGAGTTTAAGTCAAACATTACTTGAAGATATCCCTGTAGATTATGTGCCAAAATACCCACAGGTGACTGTATTTAGTGATGCAGATATTCAAAAAATTAAAACAATATATAACCAATCTCGATTTAGCGGAAAACACAATGTTATTGTTAAGCTTAGTGATAAGTTAGCTGCCACAATGCAAATTACACCAGACGAGAAGCCTCTTCAATTTGTAGATCGTGTGCTTAAAGATTATAACTACTATACACAATTATAG
- a CDS encoding stage II sporulation protein M, producing the protein MREAAFVKQNKDKWLRFENVMVGNQNDLSPDELSALYLEVTDHLSFAKTFYPQSKTTQYLNHLASQSHQKIYKTKRESSKRFITFFTDEFPLLMHHYQKHLLLSFATFILFAIIGAYSAATDGAYVRSILGDGYVNMTLENIANNDPMRVYKEMNETEMFLGITINNIKVALMAFIFGILFCVGSLFMMMKNGVMLGSFQYFFYEKGVLWESVRTIWIHGTIEISVIIIAGAAGLVLGSGILFPGTYTRLESFKRSMKDGLKIVVSTIPFFIVAGFLEGFVTRHTEMPDWLAIAIISISLLLILFYYVLYPHIVYKKTLNTL; encoded by the coding sequence ATGCGTGAAGCAGCTTTTGTGAAGCAAAATAAGGATAAATGGTTAAGATTTGAAAACGTTATGGTAGGTAATCAAAATGATTTATCACCAGATGAACTTTCGGCCTTATATCTAGAAGTGACAGATCATTTGAGTTTTGCAAAAACCTTTTATCCGCAGAGTAAAACCACGCAGTATCTCAATCATTTAGCATCCCAATCGCACCAGAAAATTTATAAAACCAAGCGGGAGTCAAGCAAAAGATTCATCACTTTTTTTACAGATGAATTCCCCTTGCTAATGCACCACTATCAAAAGCATTTACTCCTATCCTTTGCAACATTTATACTTTTTGCGATTATAGGTGCCTATAGTGCGGCTACAGATGGGGCTTATGTACGCAGCATTTTAGGCGATGGTTATGTAAATATGACCTTAGAAAATATTGCAAATAATGACCCGATGCGGGTTTACAAAGAAATGAATGAAACCGAAATGTTTTTAGGCATCACCATAAACAATATTAAAGTTGCGCTGATGGCTTTTATCTTCGGAATTTTATTTTGTGTAGGCTCACTTTTTATGATGATGAAAAACGGCGTTATGCTGGGTTCTTTTCAGTATTTCTTTTATGAAAAAGGAGTTTTATGGGAATCTGTACGTACCATCTGGATTCATGGTACTATAGAAATTTCAGTAATTATTATTGCAGGTGCTGCAGGATTAGTACTTGGTAGCGGAATCCTGTTTCCCGGAACCTATACCCGTTTAGAATCTTTTAAACGCAGCATGAAAGATGGTTTAAAAATCGTGGTGAGTACCATTCCTTTTTTTATTGTCGCAGGATTTCTGGAAGGTTTTGTAACCCGCCATACCGAAATGCCAGACTGGCTCGCTATCGCAATTATTAGTATTTCTCTGTTACTAATTCTATTTTACTACGTCCTATATCCTCACATCGTTTATAAAAAAACGCTTAACACATTATGA
- a CDS encoding DUF4129 domain-containing protein — MQNSFYIVILFFCVFSFSLKAEILDSTQVSKDIRYDDSVISVQQFNAQTLENIKLEEAFNYEELIPPDNLWTRFKTWLDDLWDTFINWILQGNEATGLLGLIVRALPYLLLLGVLALLVWLFLKIDMGGSGLKNGSLNKVILTDEQQIIETQNIQELIDDALLQKNYQLAVRYYYLLLLQKLANKDIIDWQVQKTNADYVYEIKNKELRIEFTKLTRIYDFIWYGNFEVSESAFNKAEQEFKKTTATL, encoded by the coding sequence ATGCAAAACTCATTTTACATAGTAATTCTCTTTTTTTGTGTCTTTAGTTTCAGTTTAAAAGCTGAAATTTTAGATTCAACACAGGTTTCAAAAGATATTAGGTATGATGATAGCGTCATTAGCGTACAGCAATTTAATGCTCAAACTCTTGAAAATATCAAACTGGAGGAGGCATTTAACTATGAAGAATTAATACCGCCAGATAATTTGTGGACGCGTTTCAAAACCTGGCTAGATGATTTGTGGGATACCTTTATAAATTGGATTCTTCAAGGCAATGAAGCAACAGGTCTGTTAGGCCTTATAGTACGGGCACTACCCTATTTACTATTACTGGGTGTTCTAGCTCTACTGGTCTGGCTATTTCTAAAAATTGATATGGGTGGTTCTGGCCTAAAAAACGGCAGCTTAAATAAAGTGATTCTTACAGACGAGCAACAGATTATAGAGACTCAAAATATTCAGGAACTCATAGATGATGCCTTGCTTCAAAAAAATTACCAGTTGGCCGTGCGCTATTATTATTTATTGCTTTTACAAAAATTAGCAAATAAAGACATTATAGATTGGCAGGTGCAAAAAACAAATGCCGATTATGTATATGAAATCAAAAATAAAGAGTTGCGTATTGAATTTACTAAGCTTACCCGTATCTATGATTTTATCTGGTATGGTAATTTTGAAGTGAGTGAATCTGCCTTTAATAAAGCTGAACAAGAATTTAAAAAAACAACCGCAACTTTATGA
- a CDS encoding DUF4350 domain-containing protein, translating to MTTRYKILAGILILCVALLIAAEASKPEPINWFPAYGKLDKIPFGTYVFYDQLNTVIDEERIQEVNVPPFEFLLDSTVSGTYFFLNSSVYNDEAEANKLLNWVAKGNTLFIAANAVSETILDTLNLNTSYYTETEVLEKRPVVYLSNPKLNIKTAYLLDKDISTVFFDEIDTLQTTVLGVFHLANSTRNKLLPKPKINFIKTPYKKGTVIINTFPEAYTNVFMLDSINAEYTAKTLAYLPAEGNLYLDQHYKNSKAVAVSPLFIILNNKYLKWSWYTLLITALIWVYFEGKRNQRSIAVIKPLSNKTLDYTRTIAGMYLDKKDNRQIAMHQINHFMEYIRSTFILATDKKDLAFIENLAAKSNVSVVEIKNTIDYIISLKQKAEITEDELIQLNTYIENFKKHHQDGRIN from the coding sequence ATGACCACCCGTTATAAAATACTCGCGGGTATACTTATCCTATGTGTGGCGCTTCTTATCGCGGCAGAAGCTTCAAAACCTGAACCTATTAACTGGTTTCCGGCTTACGGTAAACTTGACAAAATCCCGTTTGGTACGTATGTTTTTTATGACCAGTTAAATACAGTTATAGACGAAGAAAGAATTCAGGAAGTTAATGTACCTCCATTTGAATTCCTGTTAGACAGCACTGTTTCCGGCACCTACTTTTTTCTAAATAGTTCGGTATATAATGATGAGGCAGAAGCAAATAAATTACTTAATTGGGTTGCAAAAGGCAATACGCTTTTTATTGCTGCCAATGCGGTTAGTGAAACAATTTTAGATACGTTAAATCTCAACACGAGTTATTATACCGAAACCGAAGTTCTTGAAAAACGCCCTGTGGTTTATTTGAGTAACCCGAAATTAAATATAAAGACTGCTTACCTTTTAGATAAAGATATAAGTACGGTTTTCTTTGATGAGATAGACACGCTACAAACAACAGTTTTAGGCGTTTTTCATCTAGCAAATAGCACGAGAAATAAACTCTTGCCTAAACCTAAAATTAACTTTATAAAAACACCTTATAAAAAGGGAACCGTAATTATAAATACATTTCCAGAAGCATACACGAATGTATTTATGCTAGATAGCATAAATGCAGAATATACTGCAAAGACACTCGCCTATTTACCTGCAGAGGGAAATTTATATCTAGATCAGCATTACAAAAACAGTAAAGCAGTTGCCGTTTCTCCCTTATTTATAATTTTAAACAACAAATACCTAAAATGGTCGTGGTACACATTACTAATTACCGCACTCATTTGGGTTTATTTTGAAGGAAAACGCAATCAGCGCAGTATAGCTGTGATTAAACCGCTTTCTAATAAAACGCTTGATTATACCAGAACGATCGCCGGGATGTATCTTGATAAGAAAGACAACAGGCAAATTGCAATGCATCAGATTAATCATTTTATGGAGTATATACGAAGTACATTTATACTTGCCACAGATAAAAAAGATCTTGCATTTATCGAAAATCTCGCTGCAAAAAGTAATGTTTCCGTAGTAGAAATTAAAAATACCATTGACTATATCATAAGCCTCAAGCAGAAAGCAGAGATTACTGAAGACGAATTGATACAGTTAAACACTTATATTGAAAACTTTAAAAAACACCATCAGGATGGACGAATCAACTAA
- a CDS encoding AAA family ATPase, with the protein MDESTNLSDNINNEAAPKTGNQNDNSENLEFTNRIPLEGLRDAVDQLKAELAKVIIGQHEFIELLIIALLSEGHVLIEGVPGIAKTVTAKLFAKTLSTAFSRIQFTPDLMPSDVLGTSVLNMSTSNFEFKHGPIFSNIVLIDEINRAPAKTQAALFEVMEERQITIDGQQFQLDKPFMVLATQNPIEQEGTYALPEAQLDRFLFKIKVEYPDLTDEIAILKSHNERHTSQEAVINAVLSPEKLEAYRKQIHHIRIEEKILNYIASITVKSRTHPHLYLGGSPRASLAIMNASKAFAAINGRDFVTPEDVKKTVTPVLRHRVILSPEREMEGMTPETVIDMLVQSVEVPR; encoded by the coding sequence ATGGACGAATCAACTAATTTATCTGATAACATAAACAACGAGGCTGCACCTAAAACGGGCAATCAAAACGACAATTCAGAAAATTTAGAATTTACAAACCGAATTCCTCTTGAAGGACTTCGTGATGCAGTTGATCAATTAAAAGCTGAGCTGGCAAAAGTGATTATAGGCCAGCATGAATTTATAGAATTACTAATCATTGCGTTACTCTCTGAAGGTCACGTATTGATTGAAGGGGTTCCCGGTATTGCAAAAACAGTTACCGCTAAGCTTTTTGCAAAAACACTAAGCACCGCATTTAGTCGAATTCAATTCACTCCAGACCTGATGCCCAGTGATGTATTGGGAACTTCTGTATTGAATATGAGTACCAGCAATTTTGAATTTAAGCACGGTCCTATATTCTCAAACATTGTACTTATAGACGAGATAAACAGAGCTCCTGCAAAAACACAGGCTGCCCTTTTTGAAGTGATGGAGGAGCGCCAAATCACTATAGATGGTCAACAATTCCAGTTAGATAAACCCTTTATGGTACTAGCTACCCAAAATCCTATTGAGCAGGAAGGAACCTATGCTTTACCCGAAGCACAATTAGATCGTTTTCTGTTTAAAATAAAAGTAGAATACCCTGATCTTACCGATGAGATCGCAATTCTTAAAAGCCATAACGAACGCCACACCAGCCAGGAAGCTGTGATCAATGCGGTACTTTCTCCAGAAAAGCTTGAAGCGTATAGAAAACAAATTCATCATATACGCATTGAAGAAAAGATTCTAAACTACATCGCATCTATTACAGTAAAATCGCGTACTCATCCGCATTTATATTTAGGAGGATCTCCTCGTGCTTCATTAGCCATAATGAACGCTTCAAAAGCATTTGCCGCAATTAATGGAAGGGATTTTGTGACTCCGGAAGATGTTAAAAAAACGGTCACTCCGGTTCTAAGACATCGGGTAATTTTATCGCCAGAACGCGAGATGGAAGGTATGACCCCTGAAACGGTAATAGATATGCTTGTTCAATCTGTAGAAGTACCCCGCTAG
- a CDS encoding DUF58 domain-containing protein codes for MIKFIQSLYLGTRVFYVLAALVLLFLFSYWVHALYPIALIGLWLVLLIVVFDILTLYKKKEGIFATRQLPEKFSNSDLNEVPLTIQNKYNFKISFSVIDEIPVQFQKRDFLKIGSIPSRDQVSISYGLRPVDRGIYNFGKLNIYVSSPLKIVKRRYTFNNGQTVKVYPSFIQMKKYAFLAIDNKLTQFGLKKIRRIGHTMEFEQIKDYVIGDDIRTINWKATAKRGALMINQFQDEKSQPVYSLIDASRVMKMPFKGLTLLDYAINSTLAFSNIALKKNDKTGLLTFSNTIQNHLAVSNKKTHLNTILEVLYAINTQFLDSDFSRLYAEVKRKITHRSLLLLYTNFEHISSLQRQLPYLKGLAKKHVLVVIFFENTELDDLITKKATSTAEIYHKTIAQKMEYDKKLMVKELEKHGIQTVLTKPEDLSVNTINKYLEIKARGIL; via the coding sequence ATTATTAAATTTATACAAAGTCTTTATTTAGGAACACGGGTGTTCTATGTTTTAGCAGCACTTGTTCTACTCTTCTTGTTCTCCTATTGGGTACACGCTTTATACCCTATTGCGCTTATAGGTTTGTGGCTGGTTTTGCTTATTGTTGTATTTGATATTTTGACTTTGTATAAAAAGAAGGAAGGAATTTTTGCTACCCGGCAGCTACCCGAAAAGTTTTCGAACAGCGATCTCAATGAAGTACCGCTTACCATACAGAACAAATACAATTTTAAAATTTCATTTTCTGTGATTGATGAGATTCCTGTTCAGTTTCAAAAAAGAGATTTTTTAAAAATAGGTAGTATTCCTTCCCGCGATCAGGTTTCTATAAGTTATGGTTTACGACCCGTAGATCGCGGTATTTACAATTTTGGAAAACTTAATATCTATGTGAGTTCTCCCCTTAAAATAGTGAAGCGTAGATATACGTTTAATAATGGTCAAACGGTAAAGGTGTACCCGTCTTTTATTCAAATGAAAAAATATGCCTTTCTGGCTATTGATAATAAATTGACACAATTCGGTTTAAAAAAAATACGCCGCATTGGTCACACGATGGAATTTGAACAGATAAAAGATTATGTCATAGGCGATGATATACGCACTATCAACTGGAAAGCTACTGCAAAACGTGGCGCTTTAATGATTAATCAGTTTCAGGATGAGAAATCACAACCTGTTTATTCGTTGATTGATGCCAGTCGCGTGATGAAAATGCCTTTTAAGGGCCTTACCCTTTTAGACTATGCAATAAACAGCACTTTAGCTTTTAGTAATATCGCGCTAAAAAAGAATGACAAAACCGGTTTACTAACGTTTAGTAATACCATTCAAAATCATCTCGCAGTAAGTAATAAAAAGACACATTTAAATACAATACTTGAAGTACTGTATGCTATAAATACACAGTTTTTAGATAGTGATTTTAGCAGGTTATACGCCGAAGTAAAACGAAAAATAACGCACAGAAGTTTATTATTGCTTTACACAAATTTTGAGCACATAAGTAGTTTACAACGCCAACTACCCTATCTTAAAGGTTTAGCTAAAAAACATGTTCTAGTCGTTATCTTTTTTGAGAATACAGAGTTAGATGACTTAATTACTAAAAAAGCAACTAGCACTGCAGAAATTTACCACAAGACCATTGCTCAAAAGATGGAATATGATAAAAAACTTATGGTAAAGGAGCTTGAAAAACACGGAATACAAACCGTCCTGACAAAACCCGAAGACCTTTCTGTAAACACAATCAATAAATATTTAGAGATAAAAGCCCGCGGAATTCTTTGA
- the thrS gene encoding threonine--tRNA ligase, with amino-acid sequence MIQVTLPDGSVKEFESGVTPFDVANSISAGLARNVISAKYNTTTVETTTPLTEDGSLVLYTWNDDEGKTAFWHSSAHILAQALEELYPGVKLTIGPAIDKGFYYDVDLGAQTLGEGDFKKIEDKMLDIARGKHEFSMRSVSKADALELYKKQNNPYKVELIENLEDGTITFCDHDSFTDLCRGGHLPNTGFVKAVKLMSVAGAYWRGDEKNNQLTRIYGISFPKQKDLKEYLELLEEAKKRDHRKLGKELQLFTFSQKVGQGLPLWLPKGAALRERLENFLKAAQKKAGYEMVVTPHIGQKELYVTSGHYAKYGADSFQPITTPAEGEEFLLKPMNCPHHCEIYNSIQWSYRDLPKRFAEFGTVYRYEQSGELHGLTRVRGFTQDDAHIFCTPDQLDEEFMKVIDLVLYVFGSLGFENFTAQVSLRDPENKEKYIGSDENWAKAETAIINAAKAKGLNYVIETGEAAFYGPKLDFMVKDALGRSWQLGTIQVDYNLPERFELTYKGSDNEEHRPVMIHRAPFGSMERFIAILLEHTGGNFPLWLMPQQAIVLTLSENYEKYAENVLELLENHEIRATVDDRGETMGRKIREAEMQKLPFMLIIGEKEANDGTVSVRKHGGEDLGTMTVAEFAEVVNTEINKTLKKFEV; translated from the coding sequence ATGATCCAGGTTACTTTGCCAGATGGCAGTGTAAAAGAATTTGAAAGCGGCGTAACACCTTTTGATGTCGCAAACAGCATCAGTGCAGGTCTTGCACGTAATGTTATTTCAGCAAAATATAATACTACCACGGTAGAGACTACAACACCCTTAACAGAGGATGGTTCTTTAGTTCTTTACACCTGGAATGATGACGAAGGTAAGACAGCATTCTGGCATTCTTCCGCACACATTTTAGCGCAGGCATTAGAAGAGCTCTACCCGGGCGTAAAGTTAACCATAGGCCCTGCTATAGATAAAGGTTTTTACTATGATGTAGATCTTGGAGCTCAAACTTTAGGAGAAGGTGATTTTAAGAAGATTGAAGATAAAATGCTTGACATTGCCCGCGGAAAACATGAGTTTTCAATGCGTAGTGTTTCAAAAGCAGATGCTCTAGAATTATATAAAAAACAAAACAACCCCTATAAGGTTGAACTTATAGAAAATCTCGAAGACGGTACAATTACTTTTTGTGATCACGACAGCTTTACAGATTTATGCCGCGGGGGACATTTACCCAATACCGGTTTTGTTAAAGCAGTAAAATTGATGAGCGTTGCCGGCGCTTATTGGAGAGGTGATGAAAAAAACAACCAGTTAACTCGTATTTATGGTATTTCTTTTCCGAAGCAAAAAGATCTAAAAGAATACTTAGAACTTCTTGAAGAAGCTAAAAAACGAGATCATAGAAAATTAGGTAAAGAATTACAATTATTTACATTTTCTCAAAAAGTAGGACAAGGTCTGCCATTATGGCTGCCTAAAGGTGCCGCTTTGCGTGAGCGTCTTGAAAACTTTTTAAAGGCTGCACAGAAAAAAGCTGGTTACGAAATGGTGGTTACACCGCATATAGGTCAAAAAGAACTGTATGTAACTTCTGGTCACTATGCAAAATATGGTGCAGATAGTTTTCAACCTATTACCACACCTGCAGAAGGAGAAGAATTTCTACTAAAGCCGATGAATTGTCCACATCACTGTGAAATTTATAACTCTATACAGTGGAGTTATAGAGATTTACCAAAGCGCTTTGCAGAATTTGGCACCGTTTACCGTTATGAGCAAAGTGGTGAATTACACGGTCTTACACGTGTTAGAGGTTTTACACAGGATGACGCACACATCTTTTGTACTCCAGATCAATTGGATGAAGAGTTTATGAAAGTTATAGATCTGGTACTATATGTATTTGGATCTTTAGGCTTTGAAAACTTTACCGCACAGGTATCTTTAAGAGATCCTGAAAACAAAGAAAAATACATAGGTTCTGATGAGAACTGGGCTAAAGCAGAAACTGCTATTATAAATGCAGCAAAAGCAAAAGGTCTTAACTATGTTATAGAAACCGGAGAAGCAGCGTTTTACGGCCCTAAACTTGACTTTATGGTTAAAGATGCATTAGGGCGCAGCTGGCAGCTGGGAACCATTCAGGTAGATTACAATCTGCCAGAACGTTTTGAACTTACTTATAAAGGCAGTGATAATGAAGAGCACCGTCCGGTAATGATACACCGTGCTCCTTTTGGAAGTATGGAACGTTTTATAGCAATTTTATTAGAGCATACAGGGGGTAATTTCCCACTTTGGTTGATGCCACAACAGGCTATCGTTTTAACACTCAGTGAGAATTACGAGAAATACGCCGAAAATGTTTTAGAATTGTTAGAAAATCACGAAATTCGCGCCACGGTAGATGACCGCGGAGAGACTATGGGTCGTAAGATTCGGGAAGCGGAAATGCAAAAACTACCTTTCATGTTGATTATTGGTGAGAAAGAAGCTAATGATGGTACGGTTTCTGTACGTAAACATGGTGGTGAGGATTTAGGAACGATGACAGTTGCAGAATTTGCAGAAGTTGTTAATACCGAAATCAACAAAACACTAAAGAAATTTGAAGTTTAA
- the infC gene encoding translation initiation factor IF-3 translates to MRVQKTDQHLINQKIRAREVRLVGDNVEMGVYPTSKAQEIADEQELDLVEISPNAEPPVCKVMDYKKFVYEQKKREKVMKAKASKVVVKEIRFGPNTDDHDYEFKKKHAIKFLEEGSKLKAYVFFKGRSIIYKDQGQILLLRLAQELEDYGKVEQMPKLEGKRMIMFLAPKKASK, encoded by the coding sequence ATGAGGGTTCAGAAGACAGACCAACACCTTATCAATCAAAAGATACGTGCTCGTGAAGTACGTCTTGTAGGAGATAATGTAGAAATGGGGGTTTATCCCACCAGTAAGGCACAAGAAATCGCAGATGAGCAGGAATTAGATTTGGTTGAAATATCACCAAATGCAGAACCTCCTGTTTGTAAAGTGATGGATTATAAAAAGTTCGTTTACGAGCAGAAGAAACGTGAGAAGGTCATGAAGGCCAAAGCGTCAAAAGTAGTCGTAAAGGAAATCAGATTTGGGCCTAATACAGATGATCATGACTACGAGTTTAAAAAGAAACACGCAATAAAATTCCTTGAAGAAGGTTCTAAATTAAAAGCGTATGTTTTCTTTAAAGGTCGCTCAATAATCTATAAAGATCAGGGTCAAATACTGCTCTTACGTCTCGCTCAGGAACTTGAAGATTACGGCAAAGTAGAACAGATGCCTAAATTAGAAGGTAAACGAATGATTATGTTCTTAGCTCCTAAGAAAGCAAGTAAATAA
- the rpmI gene encoding 50S ribosomal protein L35: MPKMKTKGSAKKRFKLTGTGKIKRKHAFKSHILTKKSKKRKLALTHDTIVHKADENNVKIMLRLK, from the coding sequence ATGCCTAAAATGAAAACAAAAGGCAGTGCTAAAAAGCGTTTTAAGCTTACCGGTACTGGTAAAATCAAAAGAAAGCATGCGTTTAAGAGTCACATCTTGACTAAAAAGTCTAAGAAACGTAAGCTTGCATTAACTCACGATACTATCGTTCACAAAGCTGACGAGAACAACGTGAAAATTATGTTACGTCTTAAATAA
- the rplT gene encoding 50S ribosomal protein L20, translated as MPRSVNSVASRARRKKVLKQAKGYFGRRKNVYTVAKNAVDKAMLYAYRDRRQKKRNFRALWITRINAGVRLHGMSYSQFMGKVKSANIELNRKVLADLAMNHPEAFEAIVNKVK; from the coding sequence ATGCCAAGATCAGTAAATTCAGTTGCTTCTAGAGCCCGAAGAAAAAAGGTATTGAAGCAAGCCAAAGGTTACTTTGGAAGACGTAAAAACGTCTACACAGTTGCAAAAAATGCGGTTGACAAAGCAATGCTATATGCATACCGCGACCGTCGCCAAAAGAAAAGAAATTTCCGTGCTTTATGGATTACTCGTATTAATGCGGGTGTACGTTTACACGGTATGTCTTATTCTCAGTTTATGGGCAAAGTGAAGTCTGCAAACATCGAGCTTAACCGTAAGGTTTTAGCAGATTTAGCGATGAATCACCCAGAAGCTTTTGAAGCAATCGTAAATAAAGTAAAATAA